The nucleotide sequence GCTGCGGCCGGGCCAGCGCGCGCATTTCGCCGGCGGCAAAACTCTGAATGCCCAGGCTGACCCGGTCGATGCCATGCGCGCGGCACACGGCCAGGCGTTCGGTGGTGATGGTTTCTGGCGACGCTTCGATGCCGGCCGGCGTGTGCTGCAGGTCGATGCCGAGGATATCGCGCGCGCCGCGCAGCAAGGTGTCCAGCTGCGCCGGCGACAGATAGGTGGGCGTGCCGCCGCCCAGCGCGAAGCGGGCAAAGCGCCGTTCGCCCAGTGCGCCGGCCAGGGCGCGCATCTGCACCAGCACTTGCTGCACGTAGCGCTCGACCATGTCGCCGCTTGGGCGGGCCATGGCGAACAGGTTGCAAAAGCCGCAGCGCATCTCGCAAAACGGGATGTGGATGTAGGCAAAGAGGGCGGAACGGTCTTGCTGCGCCCACAGTGGCGCGAGGGGCGCCGCCTGCGGCAAGGCGCGGTAGGCTGCCTTGTGCGGATAGGAGTAGGAATACGCCTGGTAGGGCGTGTGGCGCATGCGCTGCGCCAGGGTGCCAGGCTGTTCGGCTGGGTTCACGGTGGGGACTCCTTGGGATGTGTATCGGGGGCGATGAGGAAGTGCGCGTACGGCACGTTCCAGACGCTGTCATGGGCCACCCTGTGGCCCCGGTAACCGTCTTCGCCATACGCGCTGCCGTGATCCGAGCAGACGATGGCAAACGTGGGCGCGCGCGCGGCGCAGGCGGCAAACAGTGGCGCGAGCGCCTGGTCGACATAGCGCAGGGCCGCCGCATGGCTTTCCAGGCAGTCGGCGCGGCAGCCGGGCAGGTAGGCGCGGTTCGGCGTGTGCAGGGCCGCCACGTTGATGAACAAGAAGGTGCGCTGATCGCTGTCCGCCAGGCGGGCTATGGCCAGTGCCACCTGTTTTTGCGTCGAATGGCGGCTGGCCACGCCCATGCCGGCGTTCCAGTGGCTTTCCTGGAACAGCGACGGCAGCACCGTGCCCAGCGCCGTCTGTTTATTAAAGAAACCCACGCCGCCGATGCAGATGGTGCGGTAGCCGCGCGCGGCCAGCGCGGAGGGAAGGTCCGCTTGCTCGAACGCAAACGTGTGCGGCGAGGTGGTTTCGCTGCCCGCGAAGGCGGAAGCGAACAGGCGCGGATGGCGGCCCGGTGCGGCCGGCGTGGGCAAAAAACCCGCGAAGAAGGCCTGGTGCGCCGCATACGTGAAGGTCGCAGGCGAGTGGCGCCGTTCCCAGCCTCCCGGTGGTAAAAAACGCCCCAGCACGGGCAGTTCGCCTGCTTCATGCAGCGCTTGCGCCACGTCAAAGCGCAGGGTGTCGAGCGTGATGAAGACGATGTCGTGGCTGCCGACGATGGCGTGCATGTCAGGGATGGTCGGTGGTTCTTTAGGCATGTTGGCTGAAATGAGAGAGCTGCGCCGTGTACGTATCCGCGTCATGCCACAGCAGGCCGGGCAGCAGGTCGCCAAAGGCATTGGCTTCGAGCACGCGGGCCTGGCCGTTGCTCACGACAAGGTCGTAGCCTGTCACATGGCTGGCGGGGAAGGCGCGCGCCGCTTGAGAGCTTGTGTCCTCCAGTGCGCGCATGTCGGCGTCGTTCAGCAGGCTGGAAGCGTCGCCGCGCCGGTTGTCGAGGTGCAGATTGGTCACCATGTGTTGTCCGATGCGCGCCACGCGGTGCGCGGGTTGGCCGGCTACGGTCACCACGCGCAGGTCGTAATGGCTGTCGCCGCAGCGGGGTTTGTTCAGCCACGCTTCCGCGTACAGTTCCTGCGCGGCCAGCGCATCGACCAGGGCCGCGATGTCGTGTTGCGTCTCGTAGCGCGCCATGCGCTTGACATTGAACAAGCGTGTCTGGCCATCCGCCTGCGATAAGGTGGCCGAGGTGGTGGCTTGCTGCCGCCCGGCCTTGTTCCTGCGGTAGGCGACGACGCCGGACGCGGACGAGCCGTAGCGCGGCTTCAGATACACGCGGTCCAGGTCATGCTGGTGCAGCAGCGACTGCAGGTGCGCGTAGCCGTGCACGGGGCCGAGCAGGGTGGGAATGGCGACGCCATGCGCGGCCAGGTGGCGCTGGCAGGCCAGCTTGTCCGTCATGAGGCGGATGTCGGCCGGCGCATTGACCACGCGCGCCTGCGGCAGCTCGGCCAACTGCGCGGCCAGGGTCGCCATGGCAGACGTAAAACCGGCAAACCAGGCATCCATGGCCAGCAGTTCGCCATGCGCGGGCGCGGCGACCGGCGGACGGTCCAGCAGCCGGCAGCCTGCCTGCAGCAACAGCAAATGGGCGGCGGGATCGTCGCCGGGAGGTTCGATTTTCAATAGGCCGGGATGCGCCAACGCGACATTGAGCAAGGCGGGCTGACTTAGCCAGTCGCGCCATTCCAGCACCTGCGCGGGCGGCAGGCGCAGCTGCGCGCGCGCCGCCTGCATCAGGCGCACGCGCTTGCTGCCAGCGGTCGCCAGCAGGGTGAGATGCGTGTGCAAGGAATGAAACTCCGTTTACTTGACCACGACTACTCGCCCACTGCCACGTAACGGTAGCTTTCACCGTCGTCTTCGTCCGCTTCCTGGGGATCGTCCAGCACCACCTCGAAGGGCAGCGCCTTCAGTTTCGCCTGGTTTTCCTCGGAAATGTAGTGGTGCGACAGGTCCAGGCGCGTCAAGCCGCCCAGCTGCGTGTGATTGAGCACGGCCACGGCGCCCAGGTCGCCGATGGTGCCCAGCGACAGGTCAAGCGTGGCGAGCTGCGCCACCAGCGGTTCTTCCGCCAGCCAGACGGCCAGGTCGTCGGCGATTTCCGCGTCGCGCAGGCCCAGGTAACGCAGGGAGGGCACGGTCAGCTGTGCCAGCACCTTGCGGTACAGGTCGACGTCGCCCGAAAAGCCATAGTCGTCCGTGCCCAGCCACAGTTCCAGGTGCTCCAGCTGCGGCATGCTCGATTGCGCCAGTGCTTCGGCGATCTTTTGATCGAGTCCGCCCGCTTCGATGATGAAGCGACGCAGGTGCTGGTGGGCGAACGGTTCGATGACAAGTTCATTGCCGCCGCGGATACGCAACTCTTCGAGCTGAGGAAAGGCATCCAGCAGGGGCTTGTAGCTGCCTTGCACGATCCACGAGATTTCGCATTCCTCGTACGTCATGTCGCCGATGAACAGGGCGCGCAAGCTGGGCAGTTCGGCGGCGTGGGCGATCAGCGCGGCCATCACCTCGTCGGCGCCCGATTCGTACGGGTCGCCCCACATGCCGATGATCAGCGCTTCGAGCGCATTCTTGTCGGCCTTGCCGAGGAAGCCGGCGATCAGCTCGTCCATCTTGCGCTCGTCGTCGTACTCGAGCGACAAACGGTAGACGATGTCGGGCGAGGCGTCGAACGGCAGGTCCGGGTCGTACTGGACGACTTTCTTGTTGTGGAAGGTGGTGGTGCTGTCGGAAATCGTCATTGCTAAGGCTCCATGAAAGACAGTGAAAATCTTGTCTAATCCAAAATCTTAGCATGGGCGAAAGAGCTTATTGCACACTGCTGAAAAGCAACTATCTATGGATGACCACTAATAAGGCCTTGCCTTCGGTCTTGCCCAGGTTGCGGATGATATGCGGCTGGTCCGCCGGATAGCGTGCCGTACCGCCATTCTTGACCTTTTTCTTTGCCGCGCCCACTTCCAGTTCCAGGTTGCCGTGGATGACCGTCAAATGCTCGGTGGTGCCCGGATCATGCGGCTGCGACGCCAGTTCGCCACCCGGTGCCAGGGTCACTTCATACCATTCATATTTGCCCGCCAGTTCCATCGGCCCCAGGATGCGCAGCACGTAGCCCGCATGGTCGCCGGGCAGGGTGGGGGTTTCGTGGGCGTCCGTGATGCGGATGGTTTCCACGGCTTTTTCCGCGCTGGACAGCAATTCGCCGATCTGCACGCCCAGGGCGTTGGCCAGGCGCCAGGTGATGGCGATGGTGGGATTGGCTTTTTCGCGCTCGATTTGCGACAGCATGGACTTCGAGACGCCCGCGATGCGCGACAAATCCTCGAGTGTCAGGCCGCGCGCCAGGCGCAGCCGTTGCAGGGTGGCACCCACTTCAGGGGGAGAATTGGTCGAAACACTGGTTTTCATCGGCGGGTGGCTTGCAAAGTTCAATAGGCTTGGGTAATATCCACTATATTGAATTTCAGTTCGACATAGTGGATTTTGAGGAAAAACACGGAAACGTGTAGACTTCAAACAGCGCTTCACGGTACAGCAAACTGCGCGCACCGGTCAAGCGGCCGCTCCCCCTATGACGGCTGAGGTCACCCGGCTACCACACATACAACAGGGACACACAAGGATCATCATGAGCGAGCAAGCGAAGAACACCTTTTTCAGCGGTCTGCAACAGAATCTCGATCAATTGCGCCAGCAGGGCTTGTACAAGCCCGAGCGCGTGATCGCCTCGCGCCAGGGCGCTGAAGTGGTGTGCGACGATGGCCGTACCCTGATCAATATGTGTGCGAATAACTATTTGGGCCTGTCCGGCGACCTGCAAACGCAGGAAGCGTCTATTGCCGCTACGCAAAAATACGGTTACGGCCTGTCGTCCGTGCGCTTCATTTGCGGCACGCAAACCGTGCACAAGGAACTGGAACAGGCGATTTCCGCTTTTCTGGGTACCGAGGACACGATTTTGTACGCGGCCGCATTCGATGCCAACGGCGGCGTGTTCGAGCCTCTGTTCGATGAAAACGACGCCATCATCTCGGACGCGCTGAACCACGCCTCCATCATCGACGGCATCCGCCTGTGCAAGGCTGGCCGCTACCGCTATGCGCACAACGACATGGCGGACCTGGAAGTGCAGCTGCAAGCAGCGATTGCCGCCGGCAAGCGCCATAAAGTCATCGTGACGGACGGCGTATTCTCGATGGATGGCACGATTGCGCAACTCGACAAGATCTGCGACCTGGCCGACAAATACGGCGCGCTGGTGATGATCGACGAATGCCACGCCTCCGGCTTCATGGGCGCGACGGGCCGCGGCACGCACGAACACCACAATGTGATGGGCCGCATCGACATCATCACGGGCACCCTGGGCAAGGCACTGGGCGGCGCCATGGGTGGCTTTACCTCGGCGCGCAAGGAAGTCATCGACACGCTGCGCCAGAAATCGCGCCCGTACCTGTTCTCGAATACCCTGGCGCCATCGATCGCAGGCGCCTCGCTGTCGGTGCTGGAGCGTCTGGCCAAGTCGACCGAGCTGCGCGACCGCCTGCATGAAAACACGGCTTTCTTCCGCAGCGAGATCGAGCGCATCGGCTTCACCATCAAGCCGGGCACGCATCCGGTGGTTCCCGTGATGCTGTTCGACGCCCCCGTGGCGCAGAAGTTCGCCGCCCGCCTGTATGAACTGGGCGTGCTGGTGACGGGTTTCTTCTACCCGGTCGTGCCGATGGGCCAGGCCCGTGTCCGCGTGCAACTGTCGGCTGCCCATACCCGTGAACAGCTGGTGCAAGTGCTGGCCGCCTTCGAGCAGGCCGGCAAGGAACTCGGTCTGCTGACCACTACCACTACCAATTAACAAGAACCCAGGAAAATAGCATGGAACGCATCTTAGTCATAGGCGCAAACGGCCAAATCGGTAGTGAGTTGGTGGGCGCGCTGGCGCAGCAGCACGGCGCGGACAACGTCATCGCCAGCGACATCGGCACGAACAACCTTTACCAGGCCAAGCGCTATGCCCAGCTGAACGTGCTGGACAAGGACGGCCTGGCGAAAATCATCGCCGACGAAGGCATCACCCAGGTATACCAGCTGGCGGCCATGCTGTCGGCCACGGGCGAGGCGGCGCCATTGAAAGCGTGGAGCCTGAACATGGATGGCTTGCTCAATATCCTGGAACTGGCGCGCGAGCGGGGCGAAGCGGGCAAGCCGCTGCGCATCTTCTGGCCATCGTCGATTGCCGCATTTGGCCCGAACACGCCGCAGGTCAATACGCCGCAAATGACGGTGATGGACCCGACGTCGATGTACGGCATCAGCAAGCTGGCCGGCGAACGCCTGTGCGAGTACTACTTCAACAAGTATGGCGTGGACGTGCGCAGCATCCGCTACCCTGGCATCATCAGCTATAAATCGCCTCCGGGCGGCGGCACCACAGATTACGCCATCGCCATCTTCCATGCGGCCTTGCGCGGCGAACGCTACGACTGCTTCCTCGATGCGAACACCACCTTGCCGATGATTTACATGCCCGACGCCATCCGTGCCACCATCGAACTGATGGACGCGCCGGCTGCATCGATCCAGATCCGTTCGTCCTACAATGTGGCCGGCGTGTCGTTCAATCCCGAGCAACTGGCGAAAGCCATCGTGCACATGGTGCCGGACTTCAAGATCAGCTACAAGCCGGACAGCCG is from Janthinobacterium sp. 61 and encodes:
- a CDS encoding STM4013/SEN3800 family hydrolase produces the protein MPKEPPTIPDMHAIVGSHDIVFITLDTLRFDVAQALHEAGELPVLGRFLPPGGWERRHSPATFTYAAHQAFFAGFLPTPAAPGRHPRLFASAFAGSETTSPHTFAFEQADLPSALAARGYRTICIGGVGFFNKQTALGTVLPSLFQESHWNAGMGVASRHSTQKQVALAIARLADSDQRTFLFINVAALHTPNRAYLPGCRADCLESHAAALRYVDQALAPLFAACAARAPTFAIVCSDHGSAYGEDGYRGHRVAHDSVWNVPYAHFLIAPDTHPKESPP
- a CDS encoding STM4014 family protein, which codes for MHTHLTLLATAGSKRVRLMQAARAQLRLPPAQVLEWRDWLSQPALLNVALAHPGLLKIEPPGDDPAAHLLLLQAGCRLLDRPPVAAPAHGELLAMDAWFAGFTSAMATLAAQLAELPQARVVNAPADIRLMTDKLACQRHLAAHGVAIPTLLGPVHGYAHLQSLLHQHDLDRVYLKPRYGSSASGVVAYRRNKAGRQQATTSATLSQADGQTRLFNVKRMARYETQHDIAALVDALAAQELYAEAWLNKPRCGDSHYDLRVVTVAGQPAHRVARIGQHMVTNLHLDNRRGDASSLLNDADMRALEDTSSQAARAFPASHVTGYDLVVSNGQARVLEANAFGDLLPGLLWHDADTYTAQLSHFSQHA
- a CDS encoding STM4015 family protein; translation: MTISDSTTTFHNKKVVQYDPDLPFDASPDIVYRLSLEYDDERKMDELIAGFLGKADKNALEALIIGMWGDPYESGADEVMAALIAHAAELPSLRALFIGDMTYEECEISWIVQGSYKPLLDAFPQLEELRIRGGNELVIEPFAHQHLRRFIIEAGGLDQKIAEALAQSSMPQLEHLELWLGTDDYGFSGDVDLYRKVLAQLTVPSLRYLGLRDAEIADDLAVWLAEEPLVAQLATLDLSLGTIGDLGAVAVLNHTQLGGLTRLDLSHHYISEENQAKLKALPFEVVLDDPQEADEDDGESYRYVAVGE
- a CDS encoding helix-turn-helix domain-containing protein produces the protein MKTSVSTNSPPEVGATLQRLRLARGLTLEDLSRIAGVSKSMLSQIEREKANPTIAITWRLANALGVQIGELLSSAEKAVETIRITDAHETPTLPGDHAGYVLRILGPMELAGKYEWYEVTLAPGGELASQPHDPGTTEHLTVIHGNLELEVGAAKKKVKNGGTARYPADQPHIIRNLGKTEGKALLVVIHR
- the kbl gene encoding glycine C-acetyltransferase is translated as MSEQAKNTFFSGLQQNLDQLRQQGLYKPERVIASRQGAEVVCDDGRTLINMCANNYLGLSGDLQTQEASIAATQKYGYGLSSVRFICGTQTVHKELEQAISAFLGTEDTILYAAAFDANGGVFEPLFDENDAIISDALNHASIIDGIRLCKAGRYRYAHNDMADLEVQLQAAIAAGKRHKVIVTDGVFSMDGTIAQLDKICDLADKYGALVMIDECHASGFMGATGRGTHEHHNVMGRIDIITGTLGKALGGAMGGFTSARKEVIDTLRQKSRPYLFSNTLAPSIAGASLSVLERLAKSTELRDRLHENTAFFRSEIERIGFTIKPGTHPVVPVMLFDAPVAQKFAARLYELGVLVTGFFYPVVPMGQARVRVQLSAAHTREQLVQVLAAFEQAGKELGLLTTTTTN
- a CDS encoding NAD-dependent epimerase/dehydratase family protein, translating into MERILVIGANGQIGSELVGALAQQHGADNVIASDIGTNNLYQAKRYAQLNVLDKDGLAKIIADEGITQVYQLAAMLSATGEAAPLKAWSLNMDGLLNILELARERGEAGKPLRIFWPSSIAAFGPNTPQVNTPQMTVMDPTSMYGISKLAGERLCEYYFNKYGVDVRSIRYPGIISYKSPPGGGTTDYAIAIFHAALRGERYDCFLDANTTLPMIYMPDAIRATIELMDAPAASIQIRSSYNVAGVSFNPEQLAKAIVHMVPDFKISYKPDSRQAIADSWPQSLDDSKASADWGWKAQIGVEQMVTDMLANVDAGQPAKAA